A window of Haloarcula taiwanensis genomic DNA:
TCATAGTTTCTCCGTGCAGGTGCCGCTGGGACAGCGGCCGTTCGTGTGGGCGCGGAACTCGGGTTCGAACTCGTCGATGGCGGTGGTCACCGGCCGCGGCGCGTGTGCGCCGGTCTGGCAGTTGCTCGATTGCCGCATCACCCGGCCCAGTTCGCGTATTTTGTCACTCTCGAAGGAACCATCGTACACGTCACGCAGGAGTTCAGCGAGCTGTTTTGTCCCCTCGCGACCGGGGACACACCGGCCGCTGTTCTCCGTTGACGCGAACCGGGCCCGCTTCCCGACCGTTTCGACAGCACATCGGTCGGTGTCGAACAGCTCGACGACGCCGTCGGTTCCGAGCCCGGCCGCCCGTAGCGACTGGGCAGTCGGCGGGACATCGAGGTTCCGGGTGATGCCACCGAGGACGCCGCCGACGCAGGCCATCTTGAACGAGCCGTCCATCTCGACTGCCTCGCGGGCCGCCGAGAGGCTGGCGCTGGACCCGAGTTCGACCGTCGCCGGTGCGGCCACGTCGCCGGTGACGGTCATGAGCCGCGTCCCGGGGTCCGCGGCGTCGGCGTCGAGGCCTCCGGGGTCGGCGACGGCCCGCTGGACCTGCGCGAACGTCCGCGGGGTGTGGACGACCGTTGGGCGGCCGTACAGCCCGTGTTTGGCTGGCGATGGCGGCTGGAGCCGCGGCTCGATGCGGTCGGCCCCTTCCAGCGCTTCGAGCGCCGCAGTCGGTTCGCCGGCGCGGAACTCGTCCGGGCCGGCCACCAGTTGCGGAACGACTGGCAGCGTGTCGGCGACCGCGTCTATGGCCTCTCTAAGGTCCGCTTGCAAGGCCGTCTGCGCTTCGTTTACGTAGATGACAGCGTCCTCGGCGGCTACGTGCTCGGCGACCGCCGCGATACCGTCGAGGACCGCCATTGGTGCGCCAGAGAGGAGGGTGCCGTCGCCCGTCGGGAGGCCGCTGGCGTCGTTGGCGTTGCAGACGACCACCGGGTCACCGTCGGCTGTGCTGGCTGTTTCCCACGTCTCGGCAATCGGTTCATCGGCGGCGGCGTCCCCGCGGCCTCGGCCCAGCAGCCCGGCTCCCGCTGCAGCGTCGGCGGTCTGCTCAGTCGAGACGAACGACCAGTCGGCCGGGTCCAGCGGGGCGACCCAGCCACAGGGCCCCAGCACGTCACGGCGGCCGACAGAGAGCGGCCCCCGCTCCGGGACGGGAAGCGACGTCGTATCGGGGTCGTGTTCGGTGACCGCGTCTGCGGCAGCTGTCGGTACTGTCCCCGCTTCCAGTTCATCGACGAGGTCGCGGACGGTCGCTGGCGACGGGTCGCCGTAGAAGGCTGTCTGCCCGTCACTCGTAATCATCACCAGCGGTGTGGCCGCTGTGATGCCCGTCGGCCCCGTCCTGACGACCGGGACCGAGTCCGCCGCCGCCCGTGCCGCGGAGCGAACCCGGTTCCCGCTCTGTGACTGGCTCTCCGCCGACACGCGGACGACGGTCGAATGAGCGAGGGCCGTGGTTTCCTGTGTCATACTCTGTGCGTCGTGCTGAACGACTAAAAACCCCGGCCGAGTGATCGGATACATTGGGATCGTTTCCCGCTTCAAAACATTACGTATCTCTTGACTGATGAGAGAGCGATGGTCAGTTCAGTCCGTCGAAACAATGAGGGAGCGGAACGGTGTCACAAGCGAAACCATGAACCCGCGATTCGAGGAAGTCAAGACGGAGGCGTCAGCCGCGATAACCGAATCCGACCTGCGCTCGGTGTACACAGGTATCATCCACGAGGACGGCCGCCACGAGTACTACTTCGGCAACGACACCGAGGAGGCCGCGGAACTCCGCGAGGCAGCGGCCATACAGCTCGGGATGTTGCTCCGCGTCCTTGCGGACCGCTCGGACAGCAGTGTCGACGAATTGACCGCGCTGGCTACTGAGCGGGCCGAGCAGATGGAGCTACGGTAAGATACGAACCGGCCCCCTTGGCTAGTCGGTGGTGGCGATAGCCTCGATTTCGACCGCTGCTCCCTTCGGGACCGCACCCACGCCGACGGCGCTCCGCGCTGGTGGGTCCGATTCGAAGAACTCGCTGTAGGCTTCATTGAATGCGTCGAAATCGTCGATGTCGTCGAGATAGACAGTGGTCTTGAGCACATCGTCGAGCGAGAGCCCGTCCGACTCCAGAATCGCCTCGACGTTGTGGAGACACTGCCGTGTCTGGTCGGCGACTGGTTCGTCGTCGAGCAGTTCGCCGTCTGTCGTTAGCGGGAGCTGTCCGGCGGTGATGAGGAGGTCGCCGTTCGACGTGGCCTGACTGTACGCGCCGACTGCGGCCGGTGCGTCGTCGGTGCTGATTGTTCGCTTCATACTCGGACAAACCTGCCCTCGTTGTATAAATCCCTGCCGTTGTAGGTCACGCTCACACAACGTTCTCGGGCGCTTACCAGTTGTGTCCCGTCATTGATTGATGACGATAATCGCGGTCAGCGCCAGCCCGATGCCCGCGGCTTTGGTCAGGGTCATCGATTCTCCGAAGACGATGACGCCGATGACTGCAGCAGTGATGAAGTACATCCCGCCGATGGTAGAGACCACCGATGTCGATCCCACTGTTACGCCGACGAACGTCGAAACCACGCCGACGGCTGCCGCGACACCGGCCGCGCCGGCGAACAACAGCCCTCGATTCGTGACGACGAGCGACGCGTCAGAGACCGCGACGTAGATGCCTGTGACGACCGTCGCGGCTGCATAGGAGACAAACGCCGCGGTTTCCGGGTCCATTGTGCTCGATGCGACGTTGCCAAACGCGATCCAGAACCCCCAGGCTATCATCGTCCCCAGTCCGAACAGGACGGCGGCGTTCATCTGCCCGACCTCCGCGTGCGTCGGTTCCAACTCCGTTTACGTACTCCTGACGAACAGCGACACCTGGGACCGTACAATCGACGCATTGACACCATCGTACGGAGCCCATTGCCTTGAGTTCGGTGTCCACTCGCCGCGTGTTTTTTATGTCGACTCCGAGAACACTGTGACAATGGATAACGTCCCAGAAGACTCGTCGGACCGGACACTTGAGGACGTGTTCTATCCGGCCGACAGGGTTCCGTTCGTCGAATGGGACGAGCTATCTGGTGCGAAGCCGACGGTCGTCCTGACCGGCATGGTTGCGCTCCTCGCGTTCGTGACCGGGCTTTCGAATCTCAGTCGGGCGTCGCTTGCGATGCATGGTCCACTGAGCACAGTCGCCACCCTTCCGTTACCCGCCGTCCGGTTCGGCGGCGTGTTGTTCGCGTTCCTACTCGGCATCCTGACAGTCGGACTCCAGCGGCGCAAACGGCTTGCCTGGCGTGTGGCAGCTGTCGTGCTTCTCGGGCTGGCGTTCTTGCCGCTTGCCACGTTTCAGCCCACGGACATCCCCCTGCTGGTGATGACGCTGGTCACGTACCCGCTGTTACTCCGAAACCGACACCGGTTCGACCAGCCGCTCGACCTCTCGCCGATTCAGATTGCGTCGCTGTCAGCGATTTTCGGGGTCATTCTCTACGGAACTGTGGGCGCTTACGGGCTACGGGGCCAGTTTCTCGAACTCGACAGTTGGGGGGACGCCGTCTACTACGTCATCGTCACCATCGCGACGGTCGGCTACGGCGACATCACCCCCGTAACGGCGGAGGCACGGTGGTTCTCGCTCTCGATCATTCTGTTCGGGACCGGCGCGTTCACCGTCGCCGTGGGCGCGCTCATCGGGCCAGCTATCGAATCACGAATGGCGACAGCGTTCGGAGTCATGACCGCATCAGAACTCACACTCCTCGAGGACCACGTTGTGGTTCTCGGACACGGAGACGTTACGGCATCGCTGCTCAAGGAACTGGGCGACGAAACTGAGGTGGTCGTTGTTACGCCCGACGAGGACACGGTCGCGTCGCTGCAGGGCGAAGGTGTGAACCTGCTCACCGGCGACCCCACCGACGAGGCTGTT
This region includes:
- a CDS encoding reactive intermediate/imine deaminase, giving the protein MKRTISTDDAPAAVGAYSQATSNGDLLITAGQLPLTTDGELLDDEPVADQTRQCLHNVEAILESDGLSLDDVLKTTVYLDDIDDFDAFNEAYSEFFESDPPARSAVGVGAVPKGAAVEIEAIATTD
- a CDS encoding EamA family transporter — its product is MNAAVLFGLGTMIAWGFWIAFGNVASSTMDPETAAFVSYAAATVVTGIYVAVSDASLVVTNRGLLFAGAAGVAAAVGVVSTFVGVTVGSTSVVSTIGGMYFITAAVIGVIVFGESMTLTKAAGIGLALTAIIVINQ
- a CDS encoding NADH dehydrogenase, which gives rise to MTQETTALAHSTVVRVSAESQSQSGNRVRSAARAAADSVPVVRTGPTGITAATPLVMITSDGQTAFYGDPSPATVRDLVDELEAGTVPTAAADAVTEHDPDTTSLPVPERGPLSVGRRDVLGPCGWVAPLDPADWSFVSTEQTADAAAGAGLLGRGRGDAAADEPIAETWETASTADGDPVVVCNANDASGLPTGDGTLLSGAPMAVLDGIAAVAEHVAAEDAVIYVNEAQTALQADLREAIDAVADTLPVVPQLVAGPDEFRAGEPTAALEALEGADRIEPRLQPPSPAKHGLYGRPTVVHTPRTFAQVQRAVADPGGLDADAADPGTRLMTVTGDVAAPATVELGSSASLSAAREAVEMDGSFKMACVGGVLGGITRNLDVPPTAQSLRAAGLGTDGVVELFDTDRCAVETVGKRARFASTENSGRCVPGREGTKQLAELLRDVYDGSFESDKIRELGRVMRQSSNCQTGAHAPRPVTTAIDEFEPEFRAHTNGRCPSGTCTEKL
- a CDS encoding potassium channel protein, with the protein product MDNVPEDSSDRTLEDVFYPADRVPFVEWDELSGAKPTVVLTGMVALLAFVTGLSNLSRASLAMHGPLSTVATLPLPAVRFGGVLFAFLLGILTVGLQRRKRLAWRVAAVVLLGLAFLPLATFQPTDIPLLVMTLVTYPLLLRNRHRFDQPLDLSPIQIASLSAIFGVILYGTVGAYGLRGQFLELDSWGDAVYYVIVTIATVGYGDITPVTAEARWFSLSIILFGTGAFTVAVGALIGPAIESRMATAFGVMTASELTLLEDHVVVLGHGDVTASLLKELGDETEVVVVTPDEDTVASLQGEGVNLLTGDPTDEAVLRDARVGTASGVVVGSNDDARDVLAVIATKNVNPDIRTVAAATDQKHVEKFRAVGADEVINPRSIGGRLLGQSVLGRGSTDSLLTSIGTDDSDPANSE